From the Cryptomeria japonica chromosome 2, Sugi_1.0, whole genome shotgun sequence genome, one window contains:
- the LOC131048517 gene encoding F-box/kelch-repeat protein At5g60570, with the protein MWSGLSKNMMRTALRMDESLSPLLPSLPHEIAWRCLVTLPPRNRAIASCVSRAWANACKNKSFIRSLRRSLNLPTEYCIFIAVFDSRFNGDYIHATQHNTKWLLLDPLSLGVQVLPNPLSAISVEMNLCSAATNNQIFLPQVNQTKEGFFSYDTVAGRWKSVELPQGKRCRRFCCAEMKEFVYLCGGLINFTGEASRSALRYDSRNNQWEKLPDMIMPRIDCAGVRMNDKFYAIGGYCHSPRGFPQIHVSAERFDPATGQWTLLPNFCTRGLRYAEDSAITESDFAAVENKRLFAVQPESNEVMELDGVKEEWRHLGYIGGVCEMRECGNNYKILGVGSELWAIQYTVGKSIKIYSCTPGELESLKWRQIDVRGLERFDHVLTGTTVEV; encoded by the coding sequence ATGTGGAGCGGCCTTTCCAAGAACATGATGAGGACTGCGCTTAGAATGGATGAATCTCTGTCTCCTTTGCTCCCATCTCTGCCCCACGAAATTGCATGGCGGTGCCTTGTCACACTGCCTCCTCGCAACAGAGCCATCGCCTCCTGCGTCTCCCGAGCCTGGGCGAATGCATGCAAAAACAAATCTTTCATTAGATCTCTTCGCCGCTCTCTCAATCTCCCAACAGAATACTGTATTTTCATCGCAGTTTTTGACAGCAGATTCAATGGAGACTACATCCATGCAACTCAGCATAATACGAAATGGCTGCTGCTCGACCCTCTCAGCCTTGGGGTCCAGGTTTTACCTAATCCCCTCTCTGCAATTTCTGTTGAAATGAATCTCTGTAGCGCAGCCACCAATAATCAGATCTTTCTGCCGCAAGTCAATCAGACGAAAGAAGGATTTTTTTCATACGATACTGTAGCGGGCCGCTGGAAATCTGTAGAGCTGCCCCAAGGAAAACGCTGCAGGAGATTTTGCTGCGCCGAAATGAAAGAATTCGTCTACCTTTGTGGCGGGCTCATAAATTTCACCGGAGAAGCTTCTAGAAGCGCTCTTCGTTACGACAGCCGAAACAATCAATGGGAAAAGCTTCCGGACATGATCATGCCAAGAATTGATTGTGCAGGTGTGAGAATGAATGATAAATTCTACGCTATAGGTGGATATTGCCATTCCCCTCGAGGTTTTCCCCAGATTCATGTTTCGGCAGAAAGATTCGATCCAGCGACTGGTCAGTGGACGCTGTTGCCGAATTTCTGCACAAGAGGGTTAAGATATGCGGAGGATTCGGCCATCACAGAATCTGATTTTGCTGCTGTGGAGAATAAGAGGCTTTTTGCGGTGCAACCTGAGTCGAATGAGGTGATGGAGTTGGATGGTGTGAAGGAGGAATGGAGGCATTTGGGATACATTGGAGGCGTTTGTGAGATGCGTGAGTGTGGGAATAATTATAAAATCTTGGGCGTTGGAAGTGAGCTGTGGGCGATCCAGTATACGGTGGGGAAATCAATAAAGATTTACTCGTGCACGCCAGGAGAATTGGAGAGTTTAAAATGGAGGCAAATTGATGTTAGAGGATTAGAGAGATTCGATCATGTTTTAACAGGCACAACAGTGGAAGTATAA